One window from the genome of Microcebus murinus isolate Inina chromosome X, M.murinus_Inina_mat1.0, whole genome shotgun sequence encodes:
- the AIFM1 gene encoding apoptosis-inducing factor 1, mitochondrial isoform X2, translating to MFRCGGLAAGALKQKLVPLVRTVCVRSPRQRNRLPVVQCHHLGYPSRSLATTGASGKDGSSLVYFLIIGATVTGAGVYYVYKTIKDDKKRYNERISELGLTPEEKQKRAASSAAEGEPVSQVRVPSHVPFLLIGGGTAAFAAARSIRARDPGARVLIISEDPELPYMRPPLSKELWFSDDPNVTKTLRFRQWNGKERSIYFQPPSFYVSAQDLPHIENGGVAVLTGKKVVQLDVRDNMVKLNDGSQITYEKCLIATGGTPRSLSAIDRAGAEVKSRTTLFRKIGDFRALEKISREVKSITIIGGGFLGSELACALGRKAQALGTEVIQLFPEKGNMGKILPEYLSNWTMEKVRREGVKVMPDAIVQSVGVSGGKLLIKLKDGRKVETDHIVAAVGLEPNVELAKTGGLEIDSDFGGFRVNAELQARSNIWVAGDAACFYDIKLGRRRVEHHDHAVVSGRLAGENMTGAAKPYWHQSMFWSDLGPDVGYEAIGLVDSSLPTVGVFAKATAQDNPKSATEQSGTGIRSESETESEASEIAIPASTPAIPQAPVQGEDYGKGVIFYLRDKVVVGIVLWNIFNRMPIARKIIKDGEQHEDLNEVAKLFNIHED from the exons TTGTGCAGTGTCATCACCTAGGATACCCTTCTAGATCACTAGCGACTACAGGTGCTTCTGGGAAAGATGGCAGCAGCCTAGTATACTTCTTAATTATAGGAGCAACAGTGACTGGGGCAGGAGTTTATTAT GTCTACAAGACTataaaagatgacaaaaaaagatataatgaaagAATATCAGAGTTAGGGCTGACaccagaagagaaacagaaaagggcCGCATCATCTG CTGCAGAAGGAGAGCCAGTTTCTCAAGTCAGGGTACCAAGTCATGTTCCTTTCCTACTAATCGGTGGAGGCACTGCTGCTTTTGCTGCAGCTAGATCCATCCGGGCTCGGGATCCTGGGGCCAGG GTACTGATTATATCTGAAGATCCTGAGCTGCCATACATGCGACCTCCTCTTTCAAAAGAATTATGGTTTTCAGATGATCCAAATGTCACAAAGACACTGCGATTCAGACAGTggaatggaaaagagagaag CATATATTTCCAGCCACCTTCTTTCTATGTCTCTGCTCAGGACCTACCTCACATTGAGAATGGTGGTGTGGCTGTCCTCACTGGAAAGAAG GTAGTACAGCTGGATGTGAGAGACAACATGGTGAAACTTAATGATGGCTCTCAAATAACCTATGAAAAGTGCTTGATTGCAACAG GAGGCACTCCAAGAAGTCTGTCTGCCATTGATAGGGCTGGAGCAGAGGTGAAGAGCAGAACAACACTTTTCAGAAAG ATTGGAGACTTTAGAGCCTTAGAGAAGATTTCACGGGAAGTCAAGTCAATTACGATTATTGGTGGGGGCTTCCTTGGTAGCGAACTGGCCTGTGCTCTTGGCAGAAAAG CTCAAGCCTTGGGCACAGAAGTGATTCAACTCTTCCCTGAGAAAGGAAATATGGGAAAGATCCTCCCTGAATACCTCAGCAACTGGACCATGGAAAAAGTCAGACGAG AGGGGGTTAAGGTGATGCCCGATGCCATTGTGCAATCAGTTGGAGTCAGCGGTGGCAAGTTACTCATCAAGCTAAAAGACGGCAGGAAG GTAGAAACTGACCACATCGTGGCAGCTGTGGGCCTGGAACCCAATGTTGAGTTGGCCAAGACTGGTGGGCTGGAAATAGACTCAGATTTTGGTGGCTTCCGGGTAAATGCAGAGCTACAAGCACGCTCTAACATCTGGGTG GCAGGAGATGCTGCATGCTTCTACGACATAAAGCTGGGGAGGAGGCGGGTAGAGCACCACGATCATGCTGTTGTGAGTGGAAGATTGGCTGGAGAAAATATGACCGGAGCTGCTAAGCCATACTGGCATCAGTCAATGTTCTG gaGTGATTTGGGTCCTGATGTTGGCTATGAAGCTATTGGTCTTGTGGACAGTAGTTTGCCCACAGTTGGTGTTTTTGCAAAAGCAACTGCACAAGACAACCCAAAATCTGCCACGGAACAGTCAG GGACTGGTATCCGATCAGAGAGTGAGACAGAATCCGAGGCCTCAGAAATTGCTATTCCTGCCAGTACTCCTGCAATTCCACAGGCCCCTGTCCAAGGGGAGGACTACGGCAAAGGTGTCATCTTCTACCTCAGGGACAAAGTGGTCGTGGGGATCGTGCTATGGAACATCTTTAACAGAATGCCAATAGCAAGGAAG ATCATTAAGGACGGTGAGCAACATGAAGATCTCAATGAAGTAGCCAAACTATTCAACATTCATGAAGACTGA
- the AIFM1 gene encoding apoptosis-inducing factor 1, mitochondrial isoform X1: MFRCGGLAAGALKQKLVPLVRTVCVRSPRQRNRLPGNLFQRWHVPLELQMTRQMASSGASGGKIDNSVLVLIVGLSTIGAGAYVYKTIKDDKKRYNERISELGLTPEEKQKRAASSAAEGEPVSQVRVPSHVPFLLIGGGTAAFAAARSIRARDPGARVLIISEDPELPYMRPPLSKELWFSDDPNVTKTLRFRQWNGKERSIYFQPPSFYVSAQDLPHIENGGVAVLTGKKVVQLDVRDNMVKLNDGSQITYEKCLIATGGTPRSLSAIDRAGAEVKSRTTLFRKIGDFRALEKISREVKSITIIGGGFLGSELACALGRKAQALGTEVIQLFPEKGNMGKILPEYLSNWTMEKVRREGVKVMPDAIVQSVGVSGGKLLIKLKDGRKVETDHIVAAVGLEPNVELAKTGGLEIDSDFGGFRVNAELQARSNIWVAGDAACFYDIKLGRRRVEHHDHAVVSGRLAGENMTGAAKPYWHQSMFWSDLGPDVGYEAIGLVDSSLPTVGVFAKATAQDNPKSATEQSGTGIRSESETESEASEIAIPASTPAIPQAPVQGEDYGKGVIFYLRDKVVVGIVLWNIFNRMPIARKIIKDGEQHEDLNEVAKLFNIHED, from the exons GCAACTTGTTCCAGCGATGGCATGTTCCTCTAGAACTCCAGATGACAAGACAAATGGCTAGCTCTGGTGCATCAGGGGGCAAAATCGATAATTCTGTATTAGTCCTTATTGTGGGCTTGTCAACAATAGGAGCTGGTGCATAT GTCTACAAGACTataaaagatgacaaaaaaagatataatgaaagAATATCAGAGTTAGGGCTGACaccagaagagaaacagaaaagggcCGCATCATCTG CTGCAGAAGGAGAGCCAGTTTCTCAAGTCAGGGTACCAAGTCATGTTCCTTTCCTACTAATCGGTGGAGGCACTGCTGCTTTTGCTGCAGCTAGATCCATCCGGGCTCGGGATCCTGGGGCCAGG GTACTGATTATATCTGAAGATCCTGAGCTGCCATACATGCGACCTCCTCTTTCAAAAGAATTATGGTTTTCAGATGATCCAAATGTCACAAAGACACTGCGATTCAGACAGTggaatggaaaagagagaag CATATATTTCCAGCCACCTTCTTTCTATGTCTCTGCTCAGGACCTACCTCACATTGAGAATGGTGGTGTGGCTGTCCTCACTGGAAAGAAG GTAGTACAGCTGGATGTGAGAGACAACATGGTGAAACTTAATGATGGCTCTCAAATAACCTATGAAAAGTGCTTGATTGCAACAG GAGGCACTCCAAGAAGTCTGTCTGCCATTGATAGGGCTGGAGCAGAGGTGAAGAGCAGAACAACACTTTTCAGAAAG ATTGGAGACTTTAGAGCCTTAGAGAAGATTTCACGGGAAGTCAAGTCAATTACGATTATTGGTGGGGGCTTCCTTGGTAGCGAACTGGCCTGTGCTCTTGGCAGAAAAG CTCAAGCCTTGGGCACAGAAGTGATTCAACTCTTCCCTGAGAAAGGAAATATGGGAAAGATCCTCCCTGAATACCTCAGCAACTGGACCATGGAAAAAGTCAGACGAG AGGGGGTTAAGGTGATGCCCGATGCCATTGTGCAATCAGTTGGAGTCAGCGGTGGCAAGTTACTCATCAAGCTAAAAGACGGCAGGAAG GTAGAAACTGACCACATCGTGGCAGCTGTGGGCCTGGAACCCAATGTTGAGTTGGCCAAGACTGGTGGGCTGGAAATAGACTCAGATTTTGGTGGCTTCCGGGTAAATGCAGAGCTACAAGCACGCTCTAACATCTGGGTG GCAGGAGATGCTGCATGCTTCTACGACATAAAGCTGGGGAGGAGGCGGGTAGAGCACCACGATCATGCTGTTGTGAGTGGAAGATTGGCTGGAGAAAATATGACCGGAGCTGCTAAGCCATACTGGCATCAGTCAATGTTCTG gaGTGATTTGGGTCCTGATGTTGGCTATGAAGCTATTGGTCTTGTGGACAGTAGTTTGCCCACAGTTGGTGTTTTTGCAAAAGCAACTGCACAAGACAACCCAAAATCTGCCACGGAACAGTCAG GGACTGGTATCCGATCAGAGAGTGAGACAGAATCCGAGGCCTCAGAAATTGCTATTCCTGCCAGTACTCCTGCAATTCCACAGGCCCCTGTCCAAGGGGAGGACTACGGCAAAGGTGTCATCTTCTACCTCAGGGACAAAGTGGTCGTGGGGATCGTGCTATGGAACATCTTTAACAGAATGCCAATAGCAAGGAAG ATCATTAAGGACGGTGAGCAACATGAAGATCTCAATGAAGTAGCCAAACTATTCAACATTCATGAAGACTGA